CTTTTGTTGCAAATAATACAGTGCATAATACTTTGTGAGGGCATCTAGAATCACTAAGACACATACTCATGGTATCAATACCGGTAGAATGTATTTATTTATATGAGAATTCATTGTATGATATTATTTCTTTGTAAAGTCCCTGATTCCAGTCTAAAATTCGTTTCATTTGCTTCGATATAATTCTCAGTCCAACCTGAGAATGTATCGCCTCTCACTTTTTCAACGAGTACTTGAAATCGTTTTCACTTCTCAGAGGCTAGGAAGTCACTTCTTACCGTGTCAGCAAGAGTCATAAGTTCCTGCATTCGTTGTTTTTTTATTTCATCTGAAACCTGATTTTTGAACTTCCCAGCTGGTACAGATTCTCACATAGTATGAGCTGAAAATGGAAAAGCGTGGACTTTTGTAATATTGAAATCCTTCACTAACTTATAGGTATCTGTAAAATCCTCTTCTGTTTCTCATGGGAATCATACTATGAGATCAGCTCAAATACTGATACTTACTCCATCGTCCCTTTTAATATCCTGAGTTTTTTGTAATAAATCTCGCATATAAGCTCAGTCATAGTGTCGAGCCATAGACCGTAACACATCTGTTGATCCACTTTGAATAGAAAAATGAAAATGAGGATAGATTCGAGTATTCCCCAGTATTTTTAACACTGCATCATCTACAAACTCAGGACCAAGAGAGGATATTCGTATTCTCGGAATACTTGTATTTTCTAATATGGCTTCAAGTAGTTTTGCAAACTGTGATCCTTGTCATTTTTGACCGTTTTTTTCTAAACTTTGAGAGAAATTTTTTGTTTCATGGGTATTTTGTAATCCCCAGGCTGAGAGATTCACTCACGTGAGGACGACTTCTTTTCCTCACTCTTGTTCATATTCAAGTATTTCATCTATTATATCCTCACTTGACCTATAGTAATGTCGACCTCTTTTTTGGACCGTAAGACAAAAGGTACAATAACTGTCACATCCTCATTGAATCAGAAGATATTTCCGAGTATAGATGCTTGAGTTTTGTAATTTCTTGAGTTTAGAGAGATCAATTTTTGTTGTAGATTTTGATGATTCGTCTCTTTTAATTTCCTCAGCTCGCAGTGACACTTCAGCAGAGTTTTCCTGCGGAGCTTCATCGAGAACTTCTATTTTTTCTTGAAATCCTGCTAAACTTGGATACAAATCAAAAAAATCATCTTGAGCCTTTCAATCTTTAAAAGCTCCACATCATGAGATATAGACTTTTTGCTCTGAATCAAGGATTTCTACTTCTTTTTTTACAAATCGTACCCACTTTCTCTTTGCACTATCTGTTACGACACAACTTGCTACAAAAGTTCCAGATTTATCACTGAGATACTCTGAATTCAGCCACTTATCAGTATAGTATTTGTTGACCTTGCAGCCAAAAACTTTGTATTGCATTTTTTTTCTTCTTATATCTAAAATCTATTTTCTCATAAATCTACTTTCGAGTAAACTTTTTGCTACTGTTCATTTCATTTTTATAACTCCAGCTGGAATATCTCAGATATATACTTGGTAATAGTTGTTATTATCTGAAATATTTTTACTTATAGAATCTATAATTCACTCAGTTTCTTGTCATTTGAAGAGGCTATCTATTTCTGAGTCACTCACTTTAATCGAATTTTTTGAAAATATTCAAAAATGGGTTCACAAGAAAAAGTTAGGTTCAAAGACTCCGTTATCTAGTTTCCCAATTTTTACTCCTACTTTGAATAAAAAGAAGTTTTCCCAGAAAAAGTCTATATTTTTTTCAGTATAATATATCTCATTTCTATAGGTATAAAACTTACCCGTAAGGAGTAATCCAAAAGTATGTAACAGGAAGGTCTCAATAATCTTAGAATCAGTATTTGAGACTCTTTCAAATCACTGGATATTTTTTTGAAGCTTTCTTTTTTTTGTTGTATCTGGAAAGGGAGTCTTTTTCCTCAATTTTACGACAAAAAATCATCAAGTTTTTTCCTTATGTGGCCACGCTCGGATGAGAGGTTTCGTCAAATCATCTGAGAGAGAGACAACGTTAAAATGTTCACCATATTTGCCAGTAAGCTTATTAATGATTTCTTCATTTTCAAGTCTATTAAGCGTACAGGTTGAATAGACGAGTTCTCCTCACACCTTAAGTGAAATCATTGCAGACTCAAGTAGTTGAAATTGGAGCTTTGCTATTTTTTTAATATTTTTAATATTCCAGTATTTGAGAGCATCATCAGATTTATAAGCTGTTCCTTCTCCACTGCAGGGAGCATCCAGTAATATTTTATCAAATAATTCTTCGTAATTTGCAAAGAATCTCCCGTCATAGTTTGTTACAAAGACATTTTTAGTACCAAGTCTGTCTGTATTTTCATGGAGTTGTCGCATTCGAGATTTATCTATCTCATTTGCGATTATAACTGAGTTAGGATAATACTCAGCGAGTTGAGTTGTCTTTCCTCCAGGGCTCGCTGACATATCCAGAATAGTATACTCAGTCTCATCTACTATATCATCACTCAGATAATAGGGTGAGCTTGAAGCTGCGAGTTCTTGGATATAGAAGTATCCTGTTATATGTTCGAGGGTATTTCAAAGAGCCAGTGAAGTATCCTCTCTATCTATATAAAATGTATTATTTCAAAGAGGAGTTTCTGAAAGTTGCCAATTATTTTTTAGAGCCAGAAGTTTGAAATCTGAAACAGATATTTTATTTATATTTACTCGGAGAGTTTTTTTAAGAGGCTGAGTTAAGGCACACGAAAACTCCGTCATTTCGGACGGAGAAAACTGGAATGTTTCTTGTATGTAATCGAGAAAGTCTTGTTTCATAGTTATTTTCTAAAACTTTCTAATATTTCTCTCGCTACTTCTTTTCAACCGATTCAAAATGCGAGTCAAAATGCTATGGTGATAGTAGTTATAAATCCTAGAAAGAGGGAATTAATAATAAACTGATCTACAATTTGTATGTAGTTGAGCATAATCATAAGTGTAAAAAACATAATGATTATTTTTGCTCACATTGCTATGATACTGCTTGTTTTTTGTTTTGTAAGCTCCATTGCTTGAAATATAATATCGTGAACAGAGTTTGCAAATCGTATCCCGAAGAATCATATGAGTATTCATATAAAGAGACTTGGGAGGTAGGCAAGTAAATCCTGCATAAATTGCTCAATTTCAGTAATTCCAAGTATCACAACGGCCCATCTGAAGAATAATAGAAAGATATAGTAAGAAAAAGATTTCGCTGTAATCTTGTCATACCTGATTTTTTGCTTATTTTGATTTATTTTATTAAGCTTTTCAATATTGTCATCTATATTTTTATCCACAATTTGAGTTGTTTGTTCCTCAAATCCAGCCCACATCCTATCAATGAGATCCATAATATGGAAATTTTTAAAGATGAGCATGGTTATTTTATATGTTGCGTACGCTATAACTCACCCAAGAGTCAGTACAATTATGGCAGCAATAATCTTAGGCCCAAGCTTATCGAGGTAGTACATCGTAGAAAATATAAACCTCTCAAAAATATTATAAATAAATTCAATACTCATAGTATGGTAACAATAACAAAGTAATCGCTTCTAATATAAGCTCTTTGAGGGAAAATGCAAAAAATAAATTTGACAGTTTTGGCTATAATTCATATACTCTTCACGCTTTAAATTTTTGCGGGGGTAACATAAAAGAGTGAGTGTACTAAGGCTTCAACCCTTGGGTGTGCCAGTTCAAACCTGGTCCCCCGCTCCAATATGATTTAGACATAAAAACTGCTTTAATTAGCAGTTTTTTTGATGTTAAAAAGCGATACCCCTAGCGAAGTTAGAACTCTTGCCTCATAATTAAAACTATGCTACAATATATCTACCATATTGTAGTTTTTTATATGCCATTTTGAATGAAGAAAACCTGAAAAATGCAGTAAGACAGAGCTTGTTTCTAAACATTACTATGAAACAGCAGATTTTAAAGTATTTTAAAAAGCTTTCGGAGAAACAAAAATGAGTTATAAGGCAAGGGATACAAGCAGAAAAATCTTTGATGTTGAATTTCTTGAAGCAACTCAAAAATAAACCTGAGATGAAAGTTAGTAGGATACAAGAATATTATAAAAAGCACTATTCAAGAATCAGAAAAGGTGAAGAACTTAGAGAGAAACTTCATAAACAAGAAGAACTTGAAAATTTATTATTAGAACTAGGAAACATATAATGGCTGGAGAAGCACTACATTCATCCTTAGATCAAGCTGTAGGTCTAGATACTCATCAAAAAACTGCTGATGAGATTTTATCAAAGCTTGATGATGATGCTATTGCAAGTCTAGCTGAAAGTTGAACAGTAGAAGATGTGAGAGAACAGTTTTCAAATTGAAATGATAATTCAACTCTTTGAAATGCAATGCAATATTTGAAATATAATTGACTTGAACATTCTGATTTACATGCAGCAAATTTTATGAGAGCAAGGGATGGAACTATATATATAATTGACTTTGGTAATGTAAATATAAAATAATATTATGAATACAGTAAATACTAATACATCATCACAATTCATTGAATGAATTGAAATAATTGAACCAGATAATATCTCTTCATCAGGTTATGTTGATGTTATTTTAGGACTAAATGGAAAATGAAGATATGCAGAGAGAGAAGTAGCAGATTTTTGAGTTTATTCAGTTTCTGAAATGGGTTCAGTATTTTTAGTAGAAAGCTCAAGTTATGAAGATATTGAAAATATAAGAAAATTTTGGGAAAATACATTTGAAGCAAAAAATGCTATTATTTCAGAACTAAAAAATGGGAGAGAAATTCCTAAATATTCAGGATATTTTCAAAAAGATGGAAAATATTATATTATGTGAGCATTATGCTATTCTTCTGATAAAAGAAATCTAGGAGAAGAAGAGGGTTCTTATAATGGTATTTTATGGAATCAAGAAATTTCACATACATCTCAAAAACAAGTAGATGATTGAGCTAATAAACTAA
This genomic interval from Candidatus Gracilibacteria bacterium contains the following:
- a CDS encoding radical SAM protein, with product MQYKVFGCKVNKYYTDKWLNSEYLSDKSGTFVASCVVTDSAKRKWVRFVKKEVEILDSEQKVYISGCGAFKDGKAQDDFFDLYPSLAGFQEKIEVLDEAPQENSAEVSLRAEEIKRDESSKSTTKIDLSKLKKLQNSSIYTRKYLLIQGGCDSYCTFCLTVQKRGRHYYRSSEDIIDEILEYEQEGGKEVVLTGVNLSAWGLQNTHETKNFSQSLEKNGQKGQGSQFAKLLEAILENTSIPRIRISSLGPEFVDDAVLKILGNTRIYPHFHFSIQSGSTDVLRSMARHYDGAYMRDLLQKTQDIKRDDGVSISIGADLIVGFPGETEEDFTDTYKLVKDFNITKVHAFPFSAHTMGESVPAGKFKNQVSDEIKKQRMQELMTLADTVRSDFLASEKGKRFQVLVEKVRGDTFSGWTENYIEANETNFRLESGTLQRNNIIQGILI
- a CDS encoding NOL1/NOP2/sun family putative RNA methylase, with amino-acid sequence MKQDFLDYIQETFQFSPSEMTEFSCALTQPLKKTLRVNINKISVSDFKLLALKNNWQLSETPLGNNTFYIDREDTSLALGNTLEHITGYFYIQELAASSSPYYLSDDIVDETEYTILDMSASPGGKTTQLAEYYPNSVIIANEIDKSRMRQLHENTDRLGTKNVFVTNYDGRFFANYEELFDKILLDAPCSGEGTAYKSDDALKYWNIKNIKKIAKLQFQLLESAMISLKVGGELVYSTCTLNRLENEEIINKLTGKYGEHFNVVSLSDDLTKPLIRAWPHKEKTGGFFVVKLRKKTPFPDTTKKRKLQKNIQGFERVSNTDSKIIETFLLHTFGLLLTGKFYTYRNEIYYTEKNIDFFWENFFLFKVGVKIGKLDNGVFEPNFFLGTHFGIFSKNSIKVSDSEIDSLFKGQETEGIIDSISKNISDNNNYYQVYIGDIPAGVIKMKGTVAKSLLESRFMRK